From the Budorcas taxicolor isolate Tak-1 chromosome 1, Takin1.1, whole genome shotgun sequence genome, one window contains:
- the EIF2B5 gene encoding translation initiation factor eIF-2B subunit epsilon, translating into MAATVVAPPGALASQVNKRSGGGPGGGGGSGGGAARGAEEEPPPPLQAVLVADSFNRRFFPISKDQPRVLLPLANVALIDYTLEFLTATGVQETFVFCCWKAAQIKEHLLKSKWCRPTSLNVVRIITSELYRSLGDVLRDVDAKALVRSDFLLVYGDVISNINITRALEEHRLRRKLEKNVSVMTMIFKESSPSHPTRCHEDNVVVAVDSATNQVLHFQKTQGLRRFSFPLSLFQGSGDGVEIRYDLLDCHISICSPQVAQLFTDNFDYQTRDDFVRGLLVNEEILGNQIHMHVTTKEYGARVSNLHMYAAVCADVIRRWVYPLTPEANFTDSTTQSCTHSRHNIYRGPEVSLGHGSILEENVLLGSGTVIGSNCSITNSVIGPGCHIGDNVVLDQAFLWQGVRVAAGAQIHQSLLCDNAEVKENVTLKPHCVLTSQVVVGPDIMLPEGSVISLHPPDAEDDEDDGQFSDDSGADQEKEKVKLKGYNPAEVGVAGQGYLWKAADMNMEEEEELRQNLWGLRINMEEESETESEQSMDSEELGSRAGSPQMDDIKVFQNEVLGTLQRGKEENISCDNLVLEINSLKYAYNISLKEVMQVLSHVVLEFPLQQMDSPLDPNRYCALLIPLLKAWSPVFRNYIKRAADHLESLAAIEDFFLEHEALSTSMAKVLMAFYQLEILAEETILSWFSQREVTDKGQQLRKNQQLQRFIQWLKEAEEESSEDD; encoded by the exons ATGGCGGCTACTGTGGTGGCGCCGCCTGGTGCGTTGGCCAGTCAGGTCAACAAGCGCAGCGGCGGCGGaccgggaggcggcggcggcagcggtggTGGGGCGGCCAGAGGGGCGGAGGAGGAACCGCCGCCGCCCCTACAAGCAGTTCTGGTGGCCGACAGCTTCAACCGCCGCTTCTTCCCCATCTCCAAGGACCAGCCTCGG GTCCTCTTGCCCCTGGCCAATGTGGCACTAATTGACTACACTCTGGAATTTCTGACTGCCACAGGTGTACAGGAAACCTTTGTCTTTTGTTGCTGGAAAGCTGCTCAAATCAAGGAACATTTACT GAAATCCAAGTGGTGCCGCCCAACATCCCTCAATGTGGTTCGAATAATTACATCAGAGCTGTATAGATCACTGGGGGATGTTCTCCGTGATGTTGATGCTAAAGCCTTGGTGCGCTCTGACTTCCTTCTGGTGTATGGGGATGTCATCTCAAACATCAATATTACCAGAGCCCTGGAAGAACACAG GTTAAGGAGGAAGCTAGAAAAAAATGTGTCTGTGATGACGATGATCTTCAAGGAGTCATCCCCCAGCCACCCAACTCGTTGTCATGAGGACAACGTGGTAGTGGCCGTGGATAGTGCCACAAATCAGGTGCTCCATTTCCAGAAGACCCAAGGCCTCCGacgtttttctttccctctg AGCTTGTTCCAGGGCAGTGGAGATGGAGTGGAGATTCGCTATGACTTACTTGATTGTCACATAAGCATCTGCTCTCCTCAG GTGGCTCAACTATTTACAGACAACTTCGACTACCAAACACGAGATGACTTTGTGCGAGGCCTGTTAGTGAATGAGGAG ATCTTAGGAAACCAGATCCACATGCATGTGACAACTAAGGAATATGGTGCCCGGGTCTCCAACCTACACATGTATGCTGCTGTCTGCGCAGATGTCATCCGCCGATGGGTCTACCCTCTCACCCCAGAGGCTAACTTCACTGACAGCACAACCCAGAGCTGCACTCACTCCCGACATAACATCTACCGAGGGCCTGAGGTCAGCCTGGGCCATGGCAGCATCCTGGAGGAAAACGTGCTCTTAGGTTCTGGCACTGTCATTGGCAGCAATTGCTCCATCACTAACAGTGTCATTGGCCCTGGCTGTCACATTG GTGATAATGTGGTGCTGGACCAGGCCTTCCTATGGCAGGGGGTCCGAGTTGCTGCTGGAGCACAGATTCATCAGTCTCTGCTCTGTGACAATGCTGAGGTCAAGGAAAATGTTACACTGAAGCCTCACTGTGTCCTTACTTCCCAG gtgGTAGTAGGCCCAGATATCATGCTGCCTGAGGGCTCGGTGATCTCTTTGCACCCTCCAGATGCAGAGGATGATGAGGATGATGGTCAGTTCAGTGATGATTCTGGGGCTGaccaagaaaaggagaaagtgaagCTGAAAG gtTACAATCCAGCAGAAGTCGGAGTTGCAGGCCAGGGCTACCTCTGGAAAGCTGCAGACATGAacatggaggaagaggaggaactaCGGCAGAATCTATGGG GACTCAGAATCAACatggaagaagagagtgaaactgaaagtgagcAAAGTATGGATTCTGAAGAGCTAGGCAGCCGGGCAGGCTCTCCACAGATGGATGACATCAAAG TGTTTCAGAATGAAGTCCTGGGAACACTACAGCGGGGCAAGGAGGAGAACATTTCTTGTGACAATCTAGTCCTGGAGATAAATTCTCTCAA GTATGCCTACAACATAAGCCTGAAGGAAGTGATGCAAGTATTGAGCCATGTGGTCCTGGAGTTCCCACTGCAACAAATGGATTCCCCGCTAGACCCAAACCGCTACTGTGCCCTCTTGATTCCC TTGCTCAAGGCCTGGAGCCCTGTCTTTAGGAACTACATAAAGCGCGCCGCTGATCATTTGGAATCTTTGGCAGCCATTGAGGACTTCTTTTTGGAGCATGAAGCTCTTAGCACTTCCATGGCCAAG GTACTGATGGCTTTCTACCAACTGGAGATCCTGGCTGAGGAAACAATTCTGAGCTGGTTCAGCCAAAGGGAGGTAACTGACAAAGGCCAGCAGTTGCGCAAGAATCAGCAG CTGCAAAGGTTCATCCAGTGGCTaaaagaggcagaagaggagTCATCTGAAGATGACTGA